The following proteins come from a genomic window of Nitrospiraceae bacterium:
- the proC gene encoding pyrroline-5-carboxylate reductase, with amino-acid sequence MLAGLRIAFVGAGNMAEAMIAGLLHAKLVHPAQLVASDIVPRRLESLQQTYGVETTGSNREAVSGAQVIVLAVEPQILDEVLGEIAPGIGSDVLIVSVAAGYPIARIARQVHGAQRIVRAMPNTPSSIREGVTALTYGTDLSENHVAIARAMFEVIGTVVVVAERSMDVVTGLSGSGPAYVYIMIEALADGGVKMGLPRETAQLLAAQTVAGAARLVIESHEHPGVLKDRVASPGGTTVAGLHELERGRFRATLMSAVEAASRRSAELGMVS; translated from the coding sequence ATGCTCGCGGGCCTCCGGATAGCCTTTGTCGGGGCGGGGAATATGGCTGAAGCCATGATCGCCGGCCTATTACACGCGAAGCTCGTTCACCCTGCTCAGCTTGTTGCTTCGGATATCGTTCCGCGCCGTCTTGAATCGCTCCAACAAACGTACGGAGTGGAGACAACCGGATCAAATCGAGAGGCGGTTTCCGGTGCACAAGTCATCGTGCTCGCCGTGGAACCGCAGATTCTCGACGAGGTGTTGGGAGAAATTGCCCCAGGTATCGGCTCCGACGTCTTGATCGTGTCCGTTGCAGCGGGATATCCGATTGCACGGATTGCCCGCCAAGTGCACGGGGCCCAACGGATTGTCCGTGCTATGCCTAATACTCCGTCGAGTATCCGCGAAGGTGTGACGGCCCTGACTTATGGAACCGACTTATCGGAGAATCATGTGGCGATCGCACGAGCCATGTTCGAGGTCATCGGGACTGTCGTGGTCGTGGCTGAGCGGTCGATGGATGTCGTCACCGGACTCAGCGGCAGCGGGCCCGCCTATGTCTACATCATGATCGAAGCCCTAGCGGACGGCGGTGTCAAGATGGGGCTTCCAAGAGAAACCGCACAACTGCTCGCCGCACAAACGGTGGCTGGGGCGGCGCGGCTGGTTATAGAGTCCCACGAACACCCGGGGGTTCTGAAGGATCGCGTGGCGTCCCCGGGGGGAACGACGGTTGCGGGTCTTCATGAGTTGGAACGGGGACGTTTCCGTGCGACGCTGATGTCCGCGGTGGAGGCGGCAAGCCGGCGTTCGGCTGAACTGGGCATGGTTTCGTAA
- a CDS encoding DUF3365 domain-containing protein, protein MLWPLGRKPAVVKWFMFAAVLVMPLSGAAEVSNDLLVRYLLATVQAFRTVYVEFVTERVKQVNIQAKEDWVKDSHSIMLPFQFVKVAGQELKTLVKGVDVGLVSLTPLYTSNFPKTEAEAEALKKLLADPKLKVLTFNDGKEFKGLSADLAIEQSCVDCHNHHPNSVKQDFKKGDVMGAIVVRLRL, encoded by the coding sequence ATGCTGTGGCCACTAGGTAGAAAGCCGGCTGTTGTGAAATGGTTTATGTTCGCGGCAGTGTTGGTGATGCCGTTGTCGGGGGCGGCGGAAGTTTCTAATGACCTCCTGGTTCGATATCTTCTCGCCACCGTCCAAGCGTTCCGCACGGTCTATGTTGAGTTTGTCACAGAGCGGGTCAAGCAAGTGAACATCCAAGCCAAAGAAGATTGGGTGAAAGATAGCCATTCGATCATGCTTCCGTTTCAGTTCGTGAAGGTGGCAGGGCAGGAACTGAAAACCTTGGTCAAAGGAGTGGATGTGGGCCTTGTGTCGCTGACCCCTTTGTATACGTCAAACTTTCCCAAGACCGAGGCGGAGGCGGAGGCTCTGAAAAAACTCTTGGCCGATCCCAAGCTGAAAGTCCTGACATTCAACGATGGGAAAGAGTTCAAGGGGCTTTCCGCTGACCTTGCGATCGAACAGAGCTGCGTGGACTGCCATAATCATCATCCTAATAGTGTTAAACAAGATTTCAAAAAGGGAGATGTGATGGGAGCGATCGTGGTTAGACTGAGACTGTGA
- the sugE gene encoding quaternary ammonium compound efflux SMR transporter SugE: protein MNWFYLVIAGMFEIVWAIGLKYTEGFTRLGPSTGTMIAMIASFYFLAQALKTIPVGTGYAVWTGIGAAGTAILGIVLFAESTALLRLVSLLLIVTGIVGLKVST, encoded by the coding sequence ATGAACTGGTTCTATCTCGTCATCGCCGGAATGTTCGAGATCGTATGGGCGATCGGGTTGAAATATACGGAGGGATTTACGCGACTTGGGCCGAGCACCGGCACGATGATAGCCATGATCGCGAGTTTCTATTTTCTCGCACAGGCATTGAAGACCATTCCTGTGGGAACCGGTTATGCCGTGTGGACGGGCATCGGCGCAGCTGGCACAGCGATCTTGGGAATCGTGTTGTTCGCCGAGTCGACCGCACTACTCCGACTCGTCTCGTTGTTGCTGATCGTGACAGGCATCGTCGGACTGAAAGTAAGCACCTAG
- a CDS encoding sensor histidine kinase has product MHTQARKGLIVGVVVALTVGIFLFDILTPRGLTNQVLYVVPLLISFLSMGTTFPLVVASVCTILNLVGFVLSPDIFNIPLWVALSNRLFSLVIIWTPVLYFQQRRRHEEQLTRMNEELEQRVRERTKDLASVNQALVTEVSERMHTERMLDASRHELRSLAAELLRVQEEERRRISRDLHDDINQRLALLAVELEVLDRPLSLTPEQHGRVVRAVQDRVAELSEDVRHLAYQLHPSILDDLGLPIALQRLVDDFTARTGTTGQFANHGVSKTLPQNIATCLYRVAQESLGNIARHAQASTVSVELSRTRESLMIVITDNGVGFDPHSVRNGLGLLSMKERIALVNGSLDIASTVGKGTHVCVRVPQFEDHL; this is encoded by the coding sequence ATGCATACCCAGGCAAGAAAGGGGCTTATCGTCGGTGTCGTCGTCGCATTGACGGTGGGCATTTTTCTGTTCGATATCTTGACGCCTCGTGGTCTGACGAACCAGGTTCTGTACGTGGTCCCGCTTCTGATTTCTTTTCTCTCCATGGGGACGACGTTTCCTCTCGTAGTCGCAAGCGTCTGCACCATCCTCAATCTTGTTGGTTTCGTATTGAGTCCTGATATATTTAACATTCCTCTGTGGGTGGCTCTCAGCAACCGGCTGTTCAGTCTGGTGATCATATGGACTCCGGTCTTATACTTCCAGCAACGCCGCAGACACGAGGAACAACTCACCCGGATGAACGAGGAGCTGGAACAACGTGTACGGGAACGCACCAAGGATTTGGCGTCAGTCAATCAGGCGCTCGTGACGGAAGTCTCCGAACGAATGCACACCGAACGAATGCTCGACGCAAGTCGCCATGAGTTGCGATCCTTGGCTGCGGAGTTACTTCGCGTACAGGAGGAGGAACGGCGGCGTATTTCTCGCGACCTTCACGACGACATCAACCAACGGTTAGCCCTCCTCGCGGTCGAGCTGGAGGTTCTCGATCGGCCGCTGTCTCTGACACCAGAACAGCATGGTCGAGTCGTCCGGGCTGTTCAAGACCGAGTGGCTGAACTCTCCGAGGACGTTCGGCACCTGGCTTACCAGTTACATCCCTCCATCCTCGACGACCTCGGTCTCCCCATCGCGCTCCAACGGTTAGTGGACGACTTCACCGCTCGGACCGGAACGACCGGTCAATTCGCGAACCATGGTGTATCAAAAACACTTCCACAGAATATCGCCACATGTTTGTATAGGGTCGCTCAGGAGAGTTTGGGAAACATCGCGCGGCATGCGCAGGCATCGACGGTATCCGTCGAACTCAGCCGGACGCGAGAGTCTCTCATGATTGTGATCACCGACAACGGCGTCGGGTTTGATCCTCATTCGGTGCGAAACGGATTGGGATTACTGAGCATGAAAGAGCGGATCGCCTTAGTGAACGGATCATTGGACATCGCCTCCACCGTAGGGAAAGGGACGCACGTATGCGTCCGGGTCCCGCAATTCGAGGACCATCTATGA
- a CDS encoding response regulator transcription factor, whose protein sequence is MNKPRVLLADDHTLVLDGFRKLLEEHCEIVGAVEDGRALLEAAERHRPDVITLDISMPQLNGIDAARRLRKIAPQAKLIFVTMHADQAYISEAFKSGASGYLLKRSAGSELVQAIHTVMDGNYYVTSLIAKNLVHSALAGGRAPLIQRDTLTVRQREVLQLVAEGRTVKEIAGVLNISPKTVEFHKSQLMEQLDLHTTAELTKYALTHGLISSE, encoded by the coding sequence ATGAACAAACCGCGCGTGCTGCTCGCTGATGATCACACCCTTGTCCTCGACGGATTCCGGAAACTCCTAGAGGAGCATTGCGAGATTGTGGGCGCAGTCGAAGATGGACGGGCCCTGCTCGAAGCTGCGGAGCGGCACCGACCGGACGTCATCACACTGGATATCTCGATGCCTCAGCTCAATGGCATCGATGCAGCCCGTCGGCTACGCAAGATCGCTCCGCAGGCCAAACTGATCTTCGTCACGATGCACGCAGATCAAGCCTATATCAGCGAGGCCTTTAAGTCGGGAGCTTCAGGCTATCTCCTCAAGCGGTCCGCCGGATCCGAACTTGTTCAAGCGATTCACACCGTGATGGACGGGAACTATTATGTGACGTCCTTGATCGCCAAGAACCTGGTCCATTCCGCTCTTGCAGGCGGACGAGCCCCTTTGATCCAGCGCGACACACTTACCGTGCGTCAGCGCGAGGTCCTTCAGCTGGTCGCCGAGGGCCGAACGGTTAAGGAGATTGCCGGCGTCCTCAATATCTCCCCCAAAACAGTTGAGTTCCACAAATCGCAGCTCATGGAACAACTCGATCTTCACACCACCGCTGAACTCACGAAATATGCACTCACCCACGGACTGATCTCTTCCGAGTAA
- a CDS encoding response regulator transcription factor, whose protein sequence is MKKVRVLLADEHPPLLHYLSALLSDDFCVVGTVSDGNALVAAALKLQPQVIISDVDMPIMSGLEAVRQVKALMPDVKIIFLSNHKEQEYVAAAFSAGASAFLSKVGRRNLRGRLRAVIRDLQPGPLERYAGHAFFGHDTWIPNEKGVA, encoded by the coding sequence ATGAAGAAAGTGCGTGTGCTGCTCGCCGATGAACACCCGCCGCTCCTGCATTACCTGAGCGCTTTGCTCTCAGACGACTTCTGTGTCGTTGGTACAGTCAGCGACGGAAATGCCTTGGTGGCCGCAGCGTTGAAACTACAGCCGCAGGTTATTATTTCCGATGTCGACATGCCGATCATGAGCGGTCTGGAAGCGGTTCGACAAGTGAAAGCCCTCATGCCTGACGTCAAGATTATTTTCCTGAGTAATCACAAAGAGCAAGAATACGTCGCAGCGGCATTTTCTGCAGGGGCCTCGGCCTTTCTCTCGAAAGTGGGACGGCGCAACTTGCGCGGCAGGCTCAGGGCGGTCATTCGGGACCTTCAACCTGGACCACTCGAACGGTATGCCGGTCATGCCTTCTTCGGACATGACACGTGGATACCGAATGAAAAAGGAGTGGCGTAG
- a CDS encoding response regulator — MQRRILVIDHDDDFRVALCDRLRAMGFDATGEDSGISALARLAREAPHVSFVGVLLELDMPALGGMAVLQELRDRYPSIPVIAMSHSTLIDRLRQAIRLGAREYLVKPLDTELFRSKCFFVFDIKQDGI, encoded by the coding sequence ATGCAGCGTCGTATTCTTGTTATCGACCATGACGATGATTTCCGTGTGGCTCTCTGTGATCGACTTCGTGCGATGGGATTTGACGCGACAGGGGAAGACAGTGGCATCTCAGCGCTGGCACGGCTGGCACGCGAAGCCCCGCATGTATCATTCGTCGGCGTGCTATTGGAATTGGATATGCCCGCGCTCGGCGGGATGGCCGTGTTACAGGAACTACGGGACCGCTACCCTTCCATACCGGTAATCGCCATGTCCCATTCGACTCTCATCGACCGCCTGCGGCAGGCTATCAGATTGGGAGCCAGGGAATATCTCGTTAAACCATTGGACACAGAATTGTTTCGATCGAAATGCTTCTTCGTCTTTGACATCAAGCAGGATGGCATATGA
- a CDS encoding type II toxin-antitoxin system VapC family toxin produces MPYYYFDSTALVKRYSMERGTRIVNKLMVKRGKIAILPTWTVTDFYSVLSNRAQSGEITRDDCYSVIYKFEIESQQGLYQFLTPTMQTYLATKELALEYPFLRSPQVLHLALALELKPLRLTVVSSDSQLLTASRSAGLHIINPEED; encoded by the coding sequence ATGCCGTACTACTATTTCGACTCGACAGCCTTAGTAAAGCGGTACAGCATGGAACGCGGGACGCGCATCGTCAATAAACTCATGGTCAAGCGGGGGAAAATCGCTATCCTTCCGACCTGGACCGTCACGGATTTTTATTCGGTGCTTTCGAATCGAGCCCAGTCCGGGGAAATCACACGTGACGATTGTTATTCCGTTATCTATAAATTCGAAATCGAATCGCAGCAGGGCCTGTACCAATTCCTGACGCCGACAATGCAAACCTACCTGGCAACCAAAGAGCTCGCACTGGAGTATCCCTTTCTGCGATCTCCACAGGTACTGCATTTAGCACTGGCCTTGGAATTGAAGCCCTTACGATTGACCGTGGTGAGCTCGGACTCTCAGCTGTTAACGGCGAGTCGATCGGCCGGGCTGCATATCATCAATCCGGAAGAGGATTGA
- a CDS encoding HEAT repeat domain-containing protein, with protein MKQVIVWSVVLVILLAATSWARRESFTPEQKAELEKVDRVLVEVIALSDKGSIDPGALSDVVIKRMKELSYTVATDPSQAHDVVFKVKCEQRKTWEGTTNMGSDADQPDSPARVWKGPACQLSYLLDGKKMGWRKEVRTEFVDAQQAADAAKAGDPTAYAMSKLKERLEDYDFPALLTAEWGQEDRLFKLYDDPATPPARKVKLIGLFGHLFSTKAVPRLLAGLNGDDVEIAKASALALGNIGQKDTIPTLVQTMKNGRPELRPSAAKALGVLGALHGDFTIVDPLLETLKTDDVVLKTEVVWALGKLPDRRAHEPLLALQKSLYQVRENDADPKLVKLKEAVNWSIKQIDTWEYLQ; from the coding sequence ATGAAGCAGGTAATCGTGTGGAGTGTTGTGCTCGTCATACTGCTGGCTGCGACCAGTTGGGCCCGCCGAGAATCCTTCACCCCAGAACAGAAAGCCGAGCTCGAGAAAGTCGATCGGGTGCTGGTGGAGGTGATTGCGCTCTCAGACAAGGGATCGATCGATCCCGGTGCGCTCAGTGATGTTGTCATCAAACGGATGAAGGAGCTGAGTTACACGGTGGCGACCGATCCGTCCCAAGCGCACGACGTCGTCTTCAAGGTGAAATGCGAACAGCGGAAAACCTGGGAAGGCACCACGAACATGGGGAGTGATGCGGATCAGCCGGATTCTCCGGCGCGCGTGTGGAAAGGGCCAGCCTGTCAACTGTCTTATTTGTTAGATGGAAAGAAGATGGGTTGGCGCAAGGAGGTGAGAACGGAGTTCGTCGACGCGCAGCAAGCAGCCGACGCGGCGAAGGCCGGCGATCCGACCGCCTATGCCATGAGCAAACTAAAGGAACGGCTGGAGGACTATGATTTTCCGGCGTTGCTCACTGCCGAATGGGGGCAGGAAGACCGGCTCTTCAAGTTGTACGACGACCCTGCGACACCGCCGGCACGTAAGGTCAAACTGATCGGATTGTTCGGACATCTCTTTTCGACCAAAGCAGTGCCACGGCTTTTGGCCGGACTCAATGGGGATGACGTGGAGATCGCGAAAGCCTCCGCTCTGGCGTTGGGCAACATCGGCCAGAAGGACACCATCCCTACGTTAGTCCAAACCATGAAGAACGGCCGACCCGAACTGCGTCCGTCGGCAGCCAAAGCGTTGGGAGTACTCGGCGCGTTGCACGGAGACTTCACGATCGTAGATCCTTTGCTGGAGACGCTGAAAACAGATGACGTCGTGCTGAAGACCGAAGTCGTATGGGCATTGGGAAAACTCCCGGACCGCCGGGCTCATGAACCGTTGTTGGCCCTGCAGAAATCGCTCTACCAGGTCCGAGAGAATGACGCTGATCCCAAGCTTGTGAAGCTGAAGGAAGCCGTCAACTGGAGTATCAAACAGATCGACACGTGGGAGTACCTCCAGTAA